The following are encoded in a window of Artemia franciscana chromosome 5, ASM3288406v1, whole genome shotgun sequence genomic DNA:
- the LOC136027357 gene encoding large ribosomal subunit protein bL17m-like, with amino-acid sequence MSQMPELTKLVSSLKIRVNPKPLKMSNARGPEGRLIRLRKTVTALVKYERVEINWHKGQEARGYAERLISDAIRHGDTHKDTMEMASYWLEEKQLVHKLFKVLAPRFSDINGPFTRVLRLPRPLHSVQDRVILELRGNLFPAIVPEPHNKNLLTNILVDEARREYKTKKYSEFEEDLSKSEPEPSRL; translated from the exons ATGTCTCAAATGCCAGAACTAACTAAACTTGTTTCTTCATTGAAAATTCGAGTTAATCCAAAGCCTTTGAAAATGAGTAATGCCAGAGGCCCAGAAGGAAGACTAATTAGACTTAGAAAAACTGTTACAGCTCTAGTTAAATATGAAAGAGTTGAGATAAACTGGCATAAAGGACAGGAAGCAAGAGGGTATGCTGAAAGg CTGATTTCTGATGCAATAAGACATGGCGATACACACAAGGACACCATGGAAATGGCAAGTTACTGGCTGGAAGAGAAACAACTTGTACATAAGCTATTTAAG GTTTTGGCTCCAAGATTTTCTGATATTAATGGTCCATTTACGAGAGTTCTCAGACTACCTCGTCCTTTGCACAGTGTACAAGATAGAGTGATCCTAGAACTTCGAG gAAACCTCTTTCCAGCTATAGTCCCAGAGCCACATAACAAAAATTTGCTGACAAATATTCTTGTAGACGAGGCACGAAGAGAGTACAAAACGAAAAAGTATTCCGAGTTTGAAGAAGACCTCAGCAAATCTGAACCTGAGCCTTCGAgattatga